One stretch of Oncorhynchus clarkii lewisi isolate Uvic-CL-2024 chromosome 3, UVic_Ocla_1.0, whole genome shotgun sequence DNA includes these proteins:
- the LOC139388737 gene encoding folliculin → MNALVALCHFCELHGPRTLFCTEALHPPSPTPSQAGAPIPGDRESDREGEGLTMRANSSATQRGDMCEGCRSLPASHPGFVSVDSETGIRFLSHQHPRQPQLFSVVRQACVRSLSCEVCPGREGPIFFGDEQHGFVFSHTFFIKDSLARGFQRWYSIVMVAMDRIYLINSWPFLLRHLRLTIQSLQSTALKVFDSEQCVCPQRAVRMNSVFSPAVFPHQRSGNAARSLPSLTQHTNLWASLHSSFSWLLKACGSRLTEKLLEGAPTEDTLVLIERQTEQEEEMSCWEGAEGGGSRPQCHQSESELYRDFLFDEGKAEGYPGPKFRSLRHLRQVLGTTDFRQLAWHVLMGNQVILRGADPGLIHSAFTMLKALLPVGCVRSVTYSAQYEEAYRCNFLGLSPDVPIPTHVSSSEFSVLVDVVSLERGSLYSAACGEDILSLYQFNISSTNSQPTDKGPTLLNKMEVALSNENLSVDVVSHCLLCLKEEWMNKVKVLFKFSKVDGRGREDTQKVLALLGATGPGEEDNVRLLKFWMTGLSKTYKSHLMTAVRGGERPLSQ, encoded by the exons ATGAATGCTCTGGTAGCTCTCTGTCATTTCTGTGAGCTCCATGGCCCCCGGACCCTGTTCTGCACCGAGGCTCTGCACCCCCCGTCCCCCACACCCTCCCAGGCTGGCGCCCCCATACCCGGGGACAGAGAgtcggacagagagggagagggactcaCCATGAGGGCAAACAGCTCAGctacacagagaggagacatgtGCGAG GGCTGCCGGTCTCTCCCAGCGTCTCACCCTGGCTTCGTCAGCGTGGACAGTGAGACAGGCATCCGGTTCCTCAGCCACCAACACCCCAGACAACCCCAGCTCTTCAGTGTGGTCCGCCAGGCCTGCGTACGGAGCCTCAGCTGTGAG GTGTGTCCAGGTCGTGAGGGTCCTATCTTCTTTGGGGATGAGCAGCATGGTTTTGTGTTCTCTCACACGTTCTTCATCAAGGACAGCCTGGCCCGGGGCTTTCAGCGGTGGTACAGTATCGTCATGGTAGCCATGGACAGGATCTACCTCATCAACTCCTGGCCCTTCCTGCTTCGCCACCTCAGACTTACGATACAGAGTCTACAGAGCACAGCACTGAag GTGTTTGAcagtgagcagtgtgtgtgtcctcagagGGCGGTGAGGATGAACAGCGTGttctctcctgctgtcttccCCCACCAGAGGAGTGGTAACGCGGCCCGCTCCCTGCCCTCCCTCACCCAGCACACCAACCTCTGGGCCAGCCTACACTCCTCCTTCAGCTG GTTACTGAAGGCCTGTGGTAGTCGTCTGACAGAGAAGCTGCTGGAGGGAGCTCCCACAGAGGACACACTGGTTcttatagagagacagacag AGCAAGAGGAGGAAATGAGTTGCTGGGAAGGAGCAGAAGGGGGCGGGTCTAGACCCCAGTGCCACCAATCGGAAAGCGAGCTGTACAGAGACTTCTTGTTTGACGAGGGGAAAGCAGAGGGGTATCCTGGTCCAAAGTTCAGGTCCTTGAGACATTTAAGACAG GTGCTCGGGACCACTGATTTCCGCCAGCTAGCATGGCACGTGCTCATGGGAAATCAGGTCATATTGAGAGGGGCTGACCCAGGGCTCATCCATTCAGCATTCACCATGTTGAAG GCCTTGCTCCCGGTGGGCTGTGTCCGCTCTGTGACATACAGCGCCCAGTATGAGGAAGCATACCGATGTAACTTCCTGGGCCTCAGCCCTGACGTGCCCATCCCCACACACGTCAGCTCCTCAG AGTTCTCAGTGTTGGTGGATGTGGTCAGTCTGGAGAGGGGCTCTCTGTACTCTGCTGCTTGTGGTGAAGACATTCTCTCACTCTATCAGTTCAACATCAGCAGTACCAACTCACAGCCTACAGATAAAG gTCCCACGTTGTTGAATAAGATGGAGGTGGCGTTGTCCAATGAGAACCTGTCAGTGGACGTGGTCTCTCACTGTCTGCTGTGTCTGAAGGAGGAGTGGATGAA TAAAGTGAAGGTGCTGTTTAAGTTCTCCAAGGTAGATGGGCGTGGGAGGGAGGACACCCAGAAGGTGTTGGCCCTGCTGGGTGCCACGGGGCCTGGGGAGGAGGACAACGTCAGGCTGCTCAAGTTCTGGATGACGGGACTCAGCAAGACCTACAAGAGCCATCTGATGACCGCtgtcagaggaggggagaggccCCTTAGCCAGTGA